Proteins encoded together in one Aminivibrio pyruvatiphilus window:
- a CDS encoding methyl-accepting chemotaxis protein: MAWRDMGIRKKLAVGFGAVVLIAVILGAAGVSGISRLSDDMAYVGETRLPDILSFSRLNYLRMIIRAESLEGLRAEDSSSRDTDVRRILDRRARAWEDIDKTWKNVLETKRHTKKGEQLLEILKVQFDSWRRLHAEMDRILEEISRAQSEERKNLLFGDYAELYARILPVSDQMGRAFDDITEHNRTVTLDIIQKDLERGALLERVSLFALIAGVLAALVLTAVISKSVSEPLVRGVELLSRIRKGDLTGSVPESLRNRKDEAGMLARALHDVMEDLRSQISEIREVTSSLAASAAQISASVSEVAAGAEESSVAVVETTATMEEVRTTAEVTTKKSREVAEHAQQGLQLVQQGKAATDALFEAMKNIGDQMGSIAETIVRLSEQSQEVGEITGTVEDLAEQSNLLAVNAAVEAAKAGEQGRGFSVVAQEIKSLAEQSKQSAREVQRILRDIQKATGAAVMAIEQGSKAVDRGAKEAAPSRESVLALSRRFTESAQSAAQIAAANNELLSGIGQVAQAMENIREAGEQNVMGMKELESAAASLRDMGRRLAALVEGYRI, from the coding sequence GTGGCATGGAGAGATATGGGGATACGAAAAAAACTCGCCGTCGGTTTCGGGGCGGTGGTACTCATTGCCGTAATACTCGGCGCAGCGGGGGTGTCCGGCATCTCCCGCCTTTCCGACGACATGGCCTATGTAGGGGAGACGAGACTTCCCGACATCCTGTCCTTTTCCCGGCTGAACTACCTCCGGATGATAATCAGGGCAGAGAGCCTGGAAGGGCTGCGGGCGGAGGACAGTTCCTCCAGGGATACGGATGTGCGGCGTATCCTCGACCGAAGGGCCCGGGCATGGGAGGATATTGACAAGACATGGAAGAACGTTCTCGAGACGAAGCGGCACACGAAAAAGGGAGAGCAGCTTCTTGAGATTCTCAAGGTCCAGTTCGATTCATGGAGGAGACTTCATGCGGAGATGGACAGGATCCTCGAAGAGATCTCCAGGGCCCAGTCAGAGGAGAGGAAAAATCTTCTTTTCGGGGACTACGCCGAGCTCTATGCACGGATACTCCCCGTCTCCGACCAGATGGGCCGGGCCTTTGACGACATCACGGAGCACAACAGGACCGTGACCCTCGACATCATACAGAAGGACCTTGAAAGAGGGGCTCTTCTTGAACGGGTCAGCCTTTTCGCCCTTATCGCGGGAGTGCTGGCCGCCCTCGTGCTGACGGCGGTCATATCGAAGAGCGTCTCCGAACCCCTTGTCAGGGGGGTGGAGCTTCTCTCGCGGATACGGAAAGGGGACCTGACCGGGAGTGTGCCCGAGAGCCTGCGGAACAGGAAGGATGAAGCGGGGATGCTGGCCCGGGCCCTTCATGACGTGATGGAGGACCTCCGGTCACAGATCTCGGAGATCAGGGAAGTGACCTCCTCTCTCGCCGCCTCCGCTGCCCAGATATCCGCTTCGGTTTCGGAAGTGGCCGCAGGCGCCGAGGAGTCCTCCGTGGCGGTAGTGGAGACCACGGCCACCATGGAGGAGGTCAGGACCACGGCCGAGGTTACCACGAAGAAGAGCAGGGAAGTGGCGGAGCATGCCCAGCAGGGGCTTCAGCTCGTGCAGCAGGGGAAGGCGGCCACGGATGCACTTTTTGAAGCGATGAAGAATATCGGCGACCAGATGGGATCCATTGCCGAGACCATTGTCCGTCTCAGTGAACAGAGCCAGGAAGTGGGGGAAATCACCGGCACGGTGGAGGACCTTGCAGAGCAGTCGAACCTCCTGGCCGTGAACGCCGCCGTGGAGGCGGCCAAGGCAGGAGAGCAGGGCAGAGGCTTCTCCGTGGTGGCCCAGGAAATAAAGAGTCTCGCCGAGCAGTCGAAACAGTCCGCCCGGGAGGTCCAGAGAATCCTCCGGGATATCCAGAAGGCCACCGGGGCGGCGGTGATGGCAATCGAGCAGGGATCGAAGGCGGTGGACCGCGGCGCGAAGGAAGCTGCTCCCTCCAGGGAATCGGTTCTTGCCCTTTCCAGGAGGTTTACGGAGTCCGCTCAGTCCGCCGCCCAGATCGCGGCGGCGAACAACGAGCTCCTTTCCGGGATCGGGCAGGTGGCCCAGGCTATGGAAAACATCCGGGAGGCGGGCGAGCAGAACGTGATGGGAATGAAGGAGCTTGAATCTGCTGCGGCGAGCCTGAGGGACATGGGAAGAAGGCTGGCGGCTCTTGTCGAAGGGTACCGGATCTGA
- a CDS encoding hybrid sensor histidine kinase/response regulator, protein MMNLTEKEFLEELRRDFILEAEEYLQTITAGLLDLERPDSPPRVLEEVFRAAHSLKGAAQAVRMPAISGLCQVLESVFSAMKKGVLHPSTEGFDILQRSVDVLSAMVSAGGEDDGRGTEARKVLETVLSDEGSPGSLFPPFIPHRQETAGIRAETAEEKALPQIPPPASGEQGREGPEQPAGRGTPRETVRIGADKLDGLLLRAEEMISLNQVLDVRLGEIRELRHLLAEWLAEWRRTENVLKKTGEDKRLPPRAAEFFTAGRNRLREAWEQAAFMERSLADNGRTSGILVEDLLEEARSVLMLPFSSLLQGFPKIVRDLARDLLKDVEFSAEGGDVEVDKRILEGLKDPLVHLVRNALDHGIERPEERRAGGKPEKGRLSIAVSSVERGRVEITLSDDGKGIDPERLRASAMKSGLLEAEEVRALTDEEALMLIFQSGLSTSPIITDISGRGLGMAIVREGVESLGGKISLSSLPEKGTRFTLSLPVTLATFRGVIVREWGQQFVIPTACVRRAARVRRSDIRTVENRETVSLDGMPHALVRLGSLLGMAEPADRTEKDVLPVVAAGTGDSIVAFVVDGVLNEQEVLLKPLGGILKRVRNVGGVTVLGSGKVVPVLHCGDLVKSALKGTVRSLSAQGEAGEAPPAVLVAEDSITSRALLKNILTAAGYAVHTAADGQEAWKTLSRGEISLVVSDVEMPGMNGFELTSKIRSEERLSDLPVILVTSLESAEDRERGVVAGADAYIVKSGFDQGALLDVIRRLL, encoded by the coding sequence ATGATGAACCTGACGGAAAAGGAATTTCTCGAGGAGCTCAGAAGAGATTTCATCCTCGAGGCGGAGGAATACCTCCAGACCATTACTGCCGGTCTTCTCGACCTGGAGCGGCCGGATTCGCCGCCCCGGGTCCTGGAGGAGGTCTTTCGCGCCGCCCACAGCCTCAAGGGAGCTGCCCAGGCGGTACGCATGCCTGCAATTTCGGGCCTTTGCCAGGTTCTGGAAAGCGTCTTTTCCGCCATGAAAAAAGGGGTGCTCCATCCGTCAACAGAAGGATTCGACATCCTGCAGCGCTCGGTGGATGTTCTTTCGGCCATGGTTTCCGCCGGAGGAGAGGACGACGGACGGGGGACTGAAGCGAGGAAGGTTCTGGAGACCGTTTTGTCCGATGAAGGCTCCCCGGGTTCGCTTTTTCCGCCGTTTATTCCCCACAGACAGGAAACAGCCGGAATTAGGGCGGAAACAGCCGAAGAGAAGGCTCTTCCTCAAATCCCCCCTCCCGCTTCAGGGGAACAGGGAAGGGAGGGTCCGGAACAGCCGGCGGGAAGAGGCACCCCCCGGGAAACGGTTCGGATAGGAGCCGATAAGCTCGACGGACTGCTCCTTCGGGCAGAGGAGATGATCTCCCTGAACCAGGTGCTGGACGTCCGGCTGGGAGAAATCCGGGAGCTCCGCCATCTTCTTGCTGAGTGGCTGGCTGAATGGCGCAGAACGGAGAATGTCCTGAAGAAGACCGGGGAGGATAAACGGCTTCCGCCCAGGGCGGCGGAGTTTTTCACAGCGGGGCGGAACCGCCTCAGGGAAGCCTGGGAACAGGCCGCCTTCATGGAACGATCCCTGGCGGACAACGGCAGGACCTCAGGGATCCTGGTGGAAGACCTCCTCGAGGAAGCCCGGTCCGTTCTCATGCTTCCCTTTTCCTCCCTGCTCCAGGGGTTTCCCAAAATCGTGCGAGACCTTGCCCGCGATCTCCTCAAAGACGTTGAATTCTCCGCCGAAGGCGGGGACGTGGAAGTGGACAAGCGGATTCTCGAGGGACTGAAGGATCCCCTGGTCCATCTTGTGCGGAACGCTCTCGACCACGGCATCGAAAGACCGGAGGAACGGAGGGCCGGAGGCAAGCCCGAAAAAGGAAGGCTGTCCATCGCGGTCTCTTCCGTGGAGAGAGGCCGTGTGGAGATCACCCTTTCCGATGACGGAAAGGGAATCGACCCTGAGAGGCTTCGGGCGAGTGCGATGAAATCGGGGCTCCTGGAGGCCGAAGAGGTCCGGGCCCTCACCGACGAAGAAGCTCTCATGCTCATATTCCAGTCCGGCCTCTCCACCAGCCCGATCATCACGGATATCTCCGGCAGGGGCCTCGGTATGGCCATCGTCCGGGAGGGAGTGGAAAGCCTGGGGGGAAAAATCTCCCTTTCTTCCCTGCCGGAAAAGGGGACACGGTTCACCCTCTCCCTTCCGGTGACCCTCGCCACCTTCCGGGGTGTGATCGTGAGAGAATGGGGGCAGCAGTTCGTCATTCCCACGGCCTGTGTCCGGAGGGCCGCCAGGGTGCGGCGTTCCGACATCCGGACGGTGGAAAACAGGGAGACCGTGTCCCTCGACGGCATGCCCCATGCCCTGGTCCGCCTGGGTTCCCTCCTCGGCATGGCCGAGCCGGCCGACAGGACGGAGAAGGATGTTCTGCCTGTGGTGGCCGCAGGGACCGGAGACTCGATCGTCGCTTTCGTGGTGGACGGTGTGCTGAACGAGCAGGAGGTGCTCCTCAAGCCCCTGGGCGGGATCCTCAAGAGGGTAAGGAACGTGGGGGGCGTGACGGTGCTCGGCTCCGGAAAGGTCGTTCCGGTTCTCCACTGCGGCGACCTGGTCAAGTCGGCGCTGAAGGGGACCGTCCGCAGCCTGTCCGCTCAGGGCGAGGCGGGGGAAGCCCCCCCGGCGGTCCTGGTGGCGGAGGACTCCATTACTTCGAGGGCTCTGCTGAAAAACATCCTGACCGCCGCAGGCTATGCCGTGCACACGGCGGCGGACGGCCAGGAAGCCTGGAAAACTCTCTCCCGCGGGGAGATTTCCCTCGTGGTATCCGACGTGGAAATGCCCGGGATGAACGGTTTCGAGCTGACTTCAAAAATCCGTTCGGAAGAGCGGCTGTCCGATCTTCCGGTGATCCTGGTGACCTCGCTGGAATCGGCGGAGGACCGGGAGCGTGGCGTGGTGGCCGGCGCCGACGCATACATTGTTAAAAGCGGTTTCGACCAGGGCGCGCTCCTTGACGTTATCCGGCGGCTTCTCTGA
- the cheB gene encoding chemotaxis-specific protein-glutamate methyltransferase CheB, protein MIRVLVVDDSPLMCRVLGKMLESDPGIRVWGTAGSGEEALELLEKGRPDVVTMDIHMGGMDGFETTRRIMESERPLPVVIVSSCWDPLEVERTFEAMAAGAVAILPKPANMAEDGGEYEQELLRTIRAASEARVGRLRKRFPDPGAPLPAAGKGRVKIVAAGASTGGPQALSAFLSGLPAGFPRPVLVVQHMAQGFTRGLADWLGKITPLRVKIGAPGESLSGGTVYIAPEGMHMVLNRSGDSLRFSDNPPLHMVRPSVSVLFRSVAEVFGKDSAALLFSGMGADGAEELKQLRDLGAATFAQDRESSVVWGMPGEAVRLEGAEHVGSPSVLAAILSGMMAGNCNRTEKMDNGERR, encoded by the coding sequence ATGATCAGGGTCCTCGTGGTGGATGATTCACCCCTCATGTGCAGAGTTCTGGGCAAGATGCTCGAATCCGATCCCGGAATACGGGTCTGGGGAACGGCGGGCAGCGGAGAAGAGGCCCTGGAACTCCTGGAAAAGGGCAGGCCCGATGTGGTCACCATGGACATTCACATGGGAGGCATGGACGGCTTCGAGACAACGAGGCGGATCATGGAATCGGAGCGTCCCCTTCCCGTGGTGATCGTCAGCTCCTGCTGGGATCCCCTCGAGGTGGAGAGAACCTTCGAAGCCATGGCGGCAGGAGCGGTGGCAATTCTCCCCAAGCCGGCGAATATGGCCGAAGACGGCGGAGAATATGAGCAGGAGCTTCTTCGGACAATCCGTGCCGCATCGGAGGCCAGGGTCGGCCGCCTCAGGAAGAGATTCCCTGACCCCGGTGCACCGCTGCCCGCCGCCGGGAAAGGCAGGGTGAAAATCGTTGCCGCGGGCGCTTCCACGGGAGGTCCCCAGGCTCTTTCGGCCTTTCTCTCCGGCCTTCCGGCGGGATTTCCCCGGCCCGTCCTCGTGGTGCAGCACATGGCCCAGGGGTTTACCCGGGGATTGGCTGACTGGCTGGGCAAAATTACCCCCCTGAGGGTGAAGATCGGCGCCCCGGGGGAATCTCTGTCGGGAGGGACCGTCTACATCGCCCCGGAGGGAATGCACATGGTTCTGAACAGGAGCGGGGATTCTCTCCGCTTTTCTGACAATCCGCCCCTGCATATGGTCCGTCCTTCCGTATCGGTGCTTTTCCGTTCGGTGGCGGAGGTTTTCGGCAAAGACTCCGCTGCGCTTCTCTTCTCCGGGATGGGGGCCGACGGAGCGGAAGAACTGAAGCAATTGAGGGATCTGGGGGCAGCCACCTTTGCGCAGGACAGGGAGTCCTCGGTGGTCTGGGGAATGCCGGGAGAGGCCGTCCGGCTGGAAGGGGCGGAGCATGTGGGATCTCCTTCGGTTCTTGCCGCCATCCTGTCGGGCATGATGGCCGGAAACTGCAACAGGACGGAAAAAATGGACAACGGGGAACGGAGATGA
- a CDS encoding diguanylate cyclase, with product MKRAASILIVEDSLTQAKRLERLLAENGYTVRVARNGIEGLAAAAEKKPSVVITDVMMPEMDGFEMCRCIKNDGALRDIPVVLLTSLSDPKDVIRGLQCGADNFLTKPYEGDHLLRRLEHVLTNLELRRAGQAQMTVEVFFAGQYHKLTADRIQIIDLLLSTFEAAVLQSSQLEKLGGDYRNALEDVKRAQANFQTLMETTGDAVVVVEGGGKVIYVNPAAELLFHKDSAELVGKPFLFPLEGEGGHREIVIDLPNGERVVGDMRTATSNWDGELVRFATIRDVTEMVRLRELLEKEAVTDTLTGLYNRRGFLSFAEKALQLAARMGFRATFLFADLDGFKNVNDTLGHEEGDEVLRETASIFRETFRVSDIPGRIGGDEFAVLMLHDGEDQPGNAVERLEEAIRRANGRRTREYSLSMSLGLSEWNPGRPVSLGELMADADRRMYENKMARKGNVCGE from the coding sequence ATGAAAAGGGCAGCAAGCATTCTGATCGTGGAGGACAGCCTGACCCAGGCCAAGCGGCTCGAGCGGCTCCTGGCGGAGAACGGGTACACCGTCCGGGTGGCCCGCAACGGAATCGAGGGCCTGGCTGCCGCGGCGGAGAAAAAACCTTCGGTGGTCATAACCGATGTCATGATGCCGGAGATGGACGGATTCGAAATGTGCCGCTGCATCAAGAATGACGGTGCCCTGAGGGACATTCCCGTGGTGCTGCTCACCTCCCTCTCCGACCCGAAGGATGTCATTCGGGGCCTCCAGTGCGGCGCCGACAACTTTCTCACCAAGCCGTACGAAGGGGACCACCTCCTGCGCCGCCTGGAACACGTTCTCACCAACCTTGAACTCCGGAGGGCCGGCCAGGCCCAGATGACGGTGGAGGTCTTCTTCGCCGGGCAATACCATAAGCTCACCGCGGACAGGATCCAGATCATTGACCTTCTCCTCTCAACCTTCGAGGCGGCGGTGCTCCAGAGCTCCCAGCTGGAAAAGCTGGGAGGAGACTACCGGAACGCCCTTGAAGACGTGAAGCGGGCACAGGCAAACTTCCAGACCCTTATGGAGACCACCGGGGATGCCGTGGTTGTCGTTGAAGGCGGCGGAAAGGTCATCTACGTCAACCCCGCCGCGGAGCTGCTCTTCCACAAGGACTCCGCGGAACTCGTGGGAAAACCCTTCCTTTTCCCCCTGGAAGGGGAGGGCGGGCACCGGGAGATCGTCATCGACCTGCCGAACGGAGAAAGGGTGGTCGGAGATATGCGGACGGCCACCTCGAACTGGGACGGGGAGCTTGTGCGCTTCGCCACCATCCGGGATGTCACCGAGATGGTCCGGCTCAGAGAACTCCTTGAGAAGGAAGCGGTCACAGACACCCTGACGGGGCTTTATAACAGGAGAGGGTTCCTCTCCTTCGCGGAAAAGGCGCTGCAGCTTGCCGCAAGGATGGGCTTCAGGGCGACCTTCCTTTTCGCCGATCTGGACGGCTTCAAGAACGTGAACGACACCCTCGGTCACGAGGAGGGGGATGAAGTCCTCCGGGAAACGGCCTCCATTTTCCGGGAAACATTCCGTGTATCGGACATCCCGGGAAGGATAGGCGGGGACGAGTTCGCCGTTCTCATGCTCCACGACGGGGAGGACCAGCCGGGCAACGCTGTGGAGAGACTCGAAGAAGCCATCAGGCGGGCCAACGGTCGAAGGACCAGGGAGTACAGCCTGTCCATGAGCCTGGGCCTGAGCGAATGGAACCCGGGCCGTCCCGTCTCCCTGGGAGAGCTTATGGCCGATGCTGACCGGAGAATGTACGAAAACAAGATGGCCAGGAAGGGGAATGTGTGCGGGGAATGA
- the lysA gene encoding diaminopimelate decarboxylase — protein MGQQNVNESGHFLFGGWDVTELAERFGTPLYVLSEEAVRARCRAVRESFMDRWENSLAVYAGKAFLPMAMCRIIASEGLGLDVVSGGELHTAKSAGFPMEKVFFHGNSKTAEELRFALDAGVGRIVVDGTSELDALEEIARNGGKRADILFRVTPGVDAHTHKYILTGHTGSKFGFPLLGNSLRTAVRRAMNSDCLSLRGFHFHIGSQIFENTSHVMAVGIGVKTIAEFSRDLGFTTMELNMGGGYGVEFDPEGETPPISSFTDAMMEALAAGCAAEGIPVPRVIIEPGRWVVSEAGVTLYTVQTVKTIDGMVTYAGVDGGMTDNPRPALYGAKYWAVAAGKMDREPTETVTLAGKCCESGDVLIEGLKVPPLERGDLLAVLNTGAYTFSMASNYNRIPRPAAVLVSPGRADVIAERQTYDDVLRWDRIPEHLR, from the coding sequence GTGGGGCAGCAGAACGTGAATGAGAGCGGGCATTTCCTTTTCGGAGGATGGGACGTGACGGAACTGGCGGAGCGGTTCGGTACGCCTCTGTACGTTCTGTCAGAGGAGGCGGTTCGTGCCAGGTGCAGGGCGGTGAGGGAATCCTTCATGGACCGGTGGGAGAATTCCCTGGCGGTGTACGCGGGGAAGGCCTTTCTTCCCATGGCCATGTGCAGGATCATTGCTTCGGAAGGCCTGGGGCTCGACGTGGTCTCGGGAGGAGAGCTCCACACGGCGAAATCCGCCGGCTTCCCCATGGAGAAGGTGTTTTTCCACGGCAACAGCAAGACGGCGGAGGAACTCCGCTTTGCCCTCGATGCGGGAGTGGGGCGCATCGTCGTGGACGGTACCTCCGAGCTCGACGCCCTTGAAGAGATCGCCCGGAACGGGGGGAAGAGAGCGGACATCCTCTTCCGTGTCACCCCGGGAGTGGACGCCCACACCCACAAATATATCCTTACGGGCCACACGGGCTCCAAGTTCGGCTTTCCCCTCCTGGGGAACTCCCTCAGGACGGCAGTCAGGAGAGCCATGAACTCGGACTGCCTTTCCCTCAGGGGCTTCCATTTCCACATCGGGTCCCAGATTTTCGAGAATACGTCCCACGTGATGGCCGTAGGCATCGGAGTGAAGACCATTGCCGAATTCTCCAGGGACCTCGGGTTCACCACCATGGAACTCAACATGGGCGGAGGGTACGGCGTGGAATTCGACCCCGAGGGGGAGACTCCTCCAATTTCATCCTTCACCGACGCCATGATGGAGGCGCTGGCTGCGGGGTGTGCGGCTGAGGGGATCCCCGTTCCCCGGGTGATCATCGAGCCGGGGCGGTGGGTTGTCTCCGAGGCGGGGGTTACCCTGTACACCGTCCAGACGGTGAAGACCATTGACGGGATGGTGACCTACGCCGGTGTGGACGGGGGTATGACGGACAATCCGAGGCCCGCCCTGTACGGAGCGAAGTACTGGGCTGTTGCCGCGGGCAAGATGGACAGGGAGCCCACGGAGACGGTAACGTTGGCCGGAAAATGCTGCGAGTCCGGGGACGTGCTCATCGAGGGGCTGAAGGTTCCTCCCCTGGAGCGGGGCGACCTGCTCGCCGTGCTGAACACGGGGGCTTACACCTTCTCCATGGCGAGCAATTACAACAGGATTCCGCGGCCTGCCGCCGTGCTGGTGAGCCCGGGAAGGGCGGACGTGATAGCCGAGCGGCAGACCTACGACGATGTGCTCCGGTGGGACAGGATTCCGGAGCATCTTCGGTGA
- a CDS encoding ABC transporter substrate-binding protein produces MRKILMMTAAVLILVFAGAAFADDVIRIGHTVSLTGGASMWGQSEARALDMLVKKINDAGGVLGKKIEFVRYDNRNDGVEAVNVARRLVSDGVVAVIGPAQSGNSIASAPVFERASIPMVVTTATNPYVTIDQRSGKVRPFAFRPCFIDPFQGTVAARFAVTDLGAKKGAILYDVGSDYGQWLAKYFEEAFTEKGGTIVAKEAFRTDELDYRAQLGKMKDLAPDVIFIPTSQKEAAMAAKQARDLGIGAVLLGTDNWGSPDLIELGGSAIDGGYFVNLADLADPDIQDFVAEYKAAFGEEPVLPNPVMAQDALIMIVEGLKKAGTTDGAKLADALANLKDIKVTSGPLTINPEDHNPLDKPAVIQQVDVANKTFKFVKKYFSVE; encoded by the coding sequence ATGAGAAAGATCCTTATGATGACAGCGGCAGTTTTGATCCTTGTCTTTGCCGGAGCCGCCTTCGCGGATGACGTGATCCGCATCGGCCATACCGTGTCCCTCACCGGCGGCGCTTCCATGTGGGGGCAGTCCGAGGCCCGGGCGCTGGACATGCTCGTGAAGAAGATCAACGATGCGGGCGGCGTCCTCGGAAAGAAGATCGAGTTTGTCCGCTACGACAACCGGAATGACGGGGTCGAAGCGGTCAACGTGGCCCGCCGGCTTGTCTCCGACGGTGTCGTGGCCGTCATCGGCCCCGCCCAGAGCGGCAACTCCATCGCTTCCGCCCCCGTGTTCGAAAGGGCGAGCATCCCCATGGTGGTCACCACCGCCACCAACCCCTACGTGACCATCGACCAGAGGTCCGGCAAGGTCCGCCCCTTCGCCTTCCGCCCCTGCTTCATCGACCCCTTCCAGGGAACGGTGGCGGCCCGGTTTGCCGTGACCGACCTCGGAGCGAAGAAGGGCGCCATTCTCTATGACGTGGGATCGGACTACGGCCAGTGGCTCGCGAAGTACTTCGAAGAGGCATTCACGGAGAAGGGCGGCACCATCGTGGCGAAGGAAGCCTTCAGGACCGACGAACTCGACTACAGGGCCCAGCTCGGCAAGATGAAGGATCTGGCCCCTGACGTCATCTTCATCCCCACCAGCCAGAAGGAAGCCGCCATGGCCGCCAAGCAGGCCAGGGACCTCGGCATCGGCGCCGTGCTCCTCGGAACGGACAACTGGGGCAGCCCCGACCTCATCGAGCTCGGCGGAAGCGCCATTGACGGCGGGTATTTCGTGAACCTCGCGGACCTGGCCGACCCCGATATTCAGGATTTCGTGGCCGAATACAAGGCCGCCTTCGGCGAGGAACCCGTGCTCCCGAACCCCGTCATGGCTCAGGATGCCCTCATCATGATCGTGGAAGGCCTGAAGAAGGCCGGAACCACCGACGGCGCCAAGCTCGCCGACGCCCTCGCAAACCTGAAGGACATCAAGGTTACCAGCGGTCCGCTCACCATCAACCCCGAGGATCACAACCCCCTCGACAAGCCGGCGGTGATCCAGCAGGTGGACGTGGCCAACAAGACCTTCAAGTTCGTGAAGAAGTATTTTTCCGTCGAATAG
- a CDS encoding branched-chain amino acid ABC transporter permease, with protein MFLQTLITGLSIGGIYSLMAVGYSLVFSVLNFSNFAHGAVIMLGAYVGLALATKLSLGFGLVLAGSIAGAGIIAVLNERLAYSSLRRRKAPSLYLMISAMGCAVFLENMVYATIGSRFYAFPEFFARQVITVGGSSVSLLDVGAFLFALAAILGLHLFITRTRTGIAIRAGVSDMTMCSLMGVDLDRLIAIVFLLAGGFAGVAGVFLGIKYLVYPTMGWVTNKAYIAAVIGGLGSLPGALAGGLLLGVVETFVSSYVSSVMRDVFSFTLLIAFLVWRPNGLWGQDSEEKV; from the coding sequence TTGTTCCTTCAGACACTGATAACGGGCCTCTCCATAGGAGGCATCTACTCCCTGATGGCGGTGGGCTACTCCCTCGTCTTCAGCGTGCTTAATTTCAGCAATTTCGCCCACGGCGCGGTCATCATGCTCGGCGCCTACGTGGGGCTTGCCCTGGCGACGAAGCTCAGCCTGGGATTCGGTCTCGTTCTCGCGGGAAGCATCGCGGGAGCGGGGATCATCGCCGTTCTCAACGAACGGCTCGCCTATTCGAGCCTCCGCAGGCGGAAGGCTCCCTCCCTGTACCTCATGATCAGCGCCATGGGGTGTGCCGTGTTCCTCGAGAACATGGTCTACGCCACCATCGGCTCCAGGTTTTACGCCTTTCCCGAGTTCTTTGCCCGCCAGGTGATCACCGTCGGCGGAAGCAGCGTCAGCCTTCTTGACGTGGGGGCCTTCCTCTTCGCCCTTGCGGCCATCCTGGGACTTCACCTTTTCATAACCCGCACCCGCACCGGAATAGCCATCCGGGCAGGTGTCTCCGACATGACCATGTGCTCCCTCATGGGAGTTGACCTGGACAGGCTCATCGCCATCGTCTTCCTTCTCGCCGGCGGCTTCGCCGGAGTGGCGGGAGTCTTCCTGGGAATAAAGTATCTTGTGTATCCCACCATGGGATGGGTCACCAACAAGGCCTACATCGCCGCCGTCATCGGCGGCCTGGGCAGCCTGCCCGGGGCCCTCGCCGGGGGGCTTCTTCTCGGCGTCGTGGAGACCTTCGTCTCCTCCTACGTTTCGAGCGTGATGCGGGATGTATTCAGTTTCACGCTCCTGATCGCCTTCCTCGTCTGGAGACCCAACGGTCTCTGGGGGCAGGACAGCGAGGAAAAGGTGTAG
- a CDS encoding branched-chain amino acid ABC transporter permease, whose protein sequence is MDYILSIVILAGINMIAVLGLSIFTGFTGLFSLGHAAFVAVGAYTSAILTYYYYVPFYLALAAGAAAAGIVSLVIGVPTLRAKLRSDYFAIAILGFGEALRVILENLEITNGARGLPGIDGFTTMPVVLVCLAGGVLVARNFLRSRWGAACIAIREDPVAAEMAGVRLFRTRLLSLVVSAVYCGLSGGLLAHFLSFIQPVMFTLVQSTQLLAAVIAGGMGSISGPLIASFVFIGLPEALRVAQMWRLVAYGLLLVLIMVYRPQGLMGYSELSRFFRKNRNTEGRSRS, encoded by the coding sequence ATGGACTATATTCTTTCCATTGTGATTCTCGCGGGCATCAACATGATCGCCGTGCTCGGCCTCTCCATCTTCACCGGGTTCACGGGTCTCTTCTCCCTTGGGCACGCCGCCTTCGTGGCAGTGGGCGCCTACACTTCGGCGATCCTTACATACTACTACTACGTCCCCTTCTACCTCGCCCTCGCGGCGGGGGCCGCGGCGGCAGGGATCGTCAGCCTGGTCATCGGCGTGCCCACCCTCCGGGCGAAGCTCAGGAGCGACTACTTCGCCATCGCCATCCTCGGCTTCGGCGAAGCCCTCCGGGTCATCCTCGAAAATCTCGAGATCACCAACGGCGCAAGAGGTCTTCCGGGCATCGACGGGTTCACCACCATGCCCGTAGTGCTGGTCTGCCTCGCCGGAGGCGTGCTTGTGGCGAGAAACTTCCTCCGCTCCCGGTGGGGAGCCGCCTGCATCGCCATACGGGAAGATCCCGTGGCCGCCGAAATGGCAGGCGTGCGGCTTTTCCGCACCAGGCTCCTTTCCCTGGTGGTGAGCGCGGTGTACTGCGGCCTCTCGGGAGGACTGCTTGCCCACTTCCTCTCCTTCATCCAGCCGGTCATGTTCACCCTGGTCCAGTCCACCCAGCTGCTCGCGGCGGTCATCGCCGGCGGCATGGGCAGCATCTCCGGGCCCCTCATCGCTTCCTTCGTCTTCATCGGCCTCCCCGAAGCGCTCAGGGTGGCCCAGATGTGGCGCCTGGTGGCCTACGGGCTTCTTCTTGTGCTCATTATGGTCTATCGGCCCCAGGGGCTCATGGGATACTCCGAGCTCTCCAGGTTCTTCCGGAAAAACAGGAATACTGAAGGGAGGTCCCGGTCATGA